The genomic interval TCGCCATCATCAAACCTTTCAAGCTGGACGAGGTCCGCCAGGCGCTGACCGAGATCGGCGTTCACGGCATGACCGTCACCGAGGTCAAGGGCTACGGCCGCCAGCGCGGCCATACCGAGATCTATCGTGGTGCCGAGTACATCGTGAATTTCCTGCCCAAGCTGCGGATCGAGATTGCGGTCGATTCCGCCCTCGCCGACAAGGCGGTCGAAGTCATCACCCGCGGCGCCCGCACCGGTCAAATCGGTGACGGCAAGATTTTCGTCACGCCGATCGACCGCGCGTTGCGGATCCGCACCGGCGAGACCGACGTCGACGCGCTGTAAGCCGGCCTTCGACAGCCATTTCCCAACCCCGCGGAGCCGGGGGGCGCCGCGCACAGTTCCAACAGGACGGGCATCATGACCTTGTTGCTACGCCGCGCGGCGTCGGCCGCGACGGGCTACATCCTTGCAACATTCGGCCTTGCGGCAGCCGGCGTGACGCCGGCTCTGGCGCAGGGGACGGCCACGGGGACGCCCGGCATCAGCCCGGCCGACACCGCCTGGATGACGGTCGCGACCGCCTTCGTGCTGATGATGACCATCCCCGGTCTGGCGCTGTTCTACTCCGGCATGGTGCGCAAGAAGAACGTGCTGGCCACGATGGCCCAGAGCCTCGCGGCCGTGGCGTTGATTTCGATCCTGTGGGTGGCGTTCGGCTATTCGCTCGCCTTCACCGGCAGCGGCAGCCTGATCGGCTCGTTCGACCGAATCTTCCTGGCCGGCATGACCATGGACAGCGTCAATCCGGCGGCCAAGACCATCCCGGAAGCGCTGTTCATGCTCTACCAGATGACGTTTGCGGTCATCACGGTGGCCCTGGTGGCCGGCTCGGTCGCCGACCGGATGCGGTTTTCCGCCTACCTGTTGTTCTCGATCGGCTGGTTCATCTTCGTCTATGTGCCGCTGGCGCATTGGATCTGGGGCGGCGGCTTTTTGGGCGCGATGGGCGTGCTCGATTTCGCCGGCGGCCTGGTGGTGCACCTGTCGGCCGGCACCGGCGGCCTGGTGGCGGCGATCGTGATCGGCCGCCGCCACGGCTACGGCATGGAAAACCTGTCGCCGTTCGACCTGTCGCTCGCCGTCATCGGCACCGGCCTGTTGTGGGTCGGCTGGTTCGGCTTCAATGGCGGCTCCGCGCTGGCGGCGGATTCCCGCGCGGTGTTCGCCATCACCGCCACCCACCTCGCCGCCTGCTCCGGCGCGCTGACCTGGGGCGCGATCGAATGGATGGCGCGGCGCAAGCCGTCGGTGCTCGGCATGATCTCCGGCGCCGTCGCCGGTCTCGGCACCATTACGCCGGCGTCGGGCTATGTCGAACCCTGGCATGGCGTGGTGATCGGTATCGTCGCCGGCCTGATCTGCTACTGGGCCTGCACCTGGCTGAAGCACAAGCTGCGCTACGACGACTCGCTCGACGTATTCGGCGTCCACGGCATCGGCGGTCTCACCGGGACGTTCCTGGCCGGCATCTTCGCTACCGCCTCGATCGGCGGCGTCTCAGGCGCGCTCGAGGGCTCCTGGATGCAGCCGCTGACCCAGCTTGCCGGTATCTTAGTCACCTTCGTCTGGTCCGGCGTGGCCACCTATGTGCTGCTGAAAGCCGTCAGCCTGTTCGTGGCGCTCCGCGTCTCCCGCGAGCACGAGATCGAAGGCCTGGATATTTCGCAGCATGGAGAGGCGCTGCAGTAAGCCAGCGCCCGACTTTAGACTAAGCGTTATGCCCTTCGGTTGGGCAATCATTGTGTCCGCAAGCTGGCATGCCTGATTTTTGATCAGGCATGCCCACCTGTTGAGCGCGACCGAATAGCGCAGCTGGTGCTCCAGTGCCACACCGCGAAAAAGGCGCTGATTCCGAAACGATTCCAAAGCCCCGCCCGACTGGCACGGCATTTGATTCTAAGGGGCCGGCTGTGCCCGCGTAGTGATGCTCCGCGTGGGGATTTTCAGTCGAGATCATTTCCCGGCCAGTTCGGTCGGGACCTAGCGGGGATAGGACCCATGAAAATTGTTATGGCGATCATTAAGCCATTCAAACTCGAAGAAGTCCGTGACGCCCTGACCGCCATCGGCGTTCACGGTTTGACGGTGACGGAAGTGAAGGGATACGGCCGCCAGAAAGGCCACACGGAGATCTACCGCGGCGCTGAATACGCGGTGAGCTTCCTGCCCAAGATCAAGATCGAGGTCGCGATTGCCAACGAGCAGGTCGAGAAGACCATCGAGGCGATCACCAGCGCCGCCAAGACCGGCCAGATCGGCGACGGCAAGATCTTCGTCATCGGCCTCGACCACGCCGTGCGCATCCGCACCGGCGAGGCCGACGCGGCCGCCCTCTGATCCCCTCACCTTCATTGCTTCACTCAGGAGACGACAAATGACGTTCAAACGTCCCTACGGCGCGGGACTGGCGGTCCTTGCGGCCGGCATGTTCGCCGCAACCGCGGCCTACGCCGAGCCAACGGTCAACAAGGGCGACAACGCCTGGATGCTCACCTCGACGGTGCTGGTGCTGTTGATGACCATCCCGGGCCTGGCGCTGTTCTACGGCGGTCTGGTCCGTTCCAAGAACATGCTCTCGGTGCTGGCGCAGGTGTTCTACACCGTGTGTATCGCCTGCATCATCTGGGCCCTGTACGGCTACAGCCTCGCCTTCACCGGCGGTTCGGACTTCATCGGCGGCTTCTCCAAGGCGTTCCTCGCCGGCGTGACCACCGACTCCAAGGCCGCAACCTTCTCGGTCGACGCCAACATCTCGGAGCTGGTGTACGTCTGCTTCCAGATGACCTTCTGCGCGATCACTCCCGCGCTGATCGTCGGCGCCTTCGCTGAACGTACCCGGTTCGCCGCCGTGGCGCTGTTCATCCCGCTGTGGATCACCCTGATCTACCTGCCGATGGCCCACATGGTCTGGTACTGGGCCGGTCCGGACGCGATCAACGACGCCGCCAAGGCGCTCGCTGCCGCTGCCGACGAAGCCGCCAAGACCGCCGCGCAGGCCAAGCTCGACGAAGTCAACGCCGACGCCGGCTTCCTGTTCAAGAAGGGCGCGATCGACTTCGCGGGCGGCACCGTGGTGCACATCAACGCCGGCATCGCCGGTCTGGTGGGCGCCCTGCTGGTCGGCCGTCGCACCGGCTACGGCAAGGAGCTGATGGCTCCGCACTCGCTGACCATGACCATGATCGGCGCCTCGCTGCTCTGGGTCGGCTGGTTCGGCTTCAACGCCGGTTCGAACCTCGAAGCTTCGGGCGGCGCTGCGCTCGCCATGACCAACTCCTTCGTCGCGACTGCGGCGGCGGCGCTGTCGTGGATGTTCGCCGAGTGGATCTTCAAGGGTCATCCGTCGGTGCTCGGTGCGCTGTCGGGCGCCGTCGCCGGTCTGGTCGCAGTCACTCCGGCCGCCGGCTTCTCCGGCCCGATGGGCGCGATCGTGCTCGGCCTGGTGGTCGGCGTGGTCTGCCTGTTCTTCTGCACCGTGGTGAAGAACGCGCTGAAGTATGACGACTCGCTCGACGTGTTCGGCGTCCACGCGGTCGGCGGTATCGTCGGCGCGATCGGCACCGGCATCCTGGTGAACCCGGCTCTCGGCGGCACCGGCGTGTACGACTACGTGGCCGGCAAGGTCGGCGACTACGACATGACCACCCAGCTGATCTCGCAGTGCTGGGGCGTCGGCACCACCGTGCTGCTGTCCGGCATCGGCTCGGCGATCCTCTACAAGGTCGTCGACGTGATCGTCGGTCTGCGGGCCCCGGTGGAAGTCGAACGCGAAGGCCTCGACCTCGTCGAGCACACCGAGCGCGCTTACAACATGTAAGTTCTCCCGAGGGCGCGGCGTTCTCCAGACCGCCGCGCCCAGACCTACGGTTCGGGCAACTACCCGGCAATGTCCGAACCGTCGAGGGGTCCCAGCGCAAGCTGGGGCCCCTTTCTTTATGGCCCGCGGCCGCAAGGCTCCGAACCCGAAACCTGCTATACTGCGTCCATGGACCGCCGCACCGCACTTGAGATCTTGAAGAATTCGGAGGCCCCGCTACGTGCGCGCGGTGTCCGGCGGGCTGCCCTGTTTGGATCGGTGGCGCGTGGTACTAACCTTCCGGACAGCGATATCGATGTGCTGATCGAGATCGATCCGACGGCTCGCATCACCGTGTTCGACTACGTGGAGCTAAAGGACTACATCGCAGGCCTGTTCGACCATCCGGTCGACGTCGTGAACCGCGACCAGCTCAAGCCGTCCGTTGCGCCGAGCGCCGCGCAAGATGCCATCTATGCGTTCTGA from Rhodopseudomonas palustris carries:
- a CDS encoding P-II family nitrogen regulator, which gives rise to MKLVVAIIKPFKLDEVRQALTEIGVHGMTVTEVKGYGRQRGHTEIYRGAEYIVNFLPKLRIEIAVDSALADKAVEVITRGARTGQIGDGKIFVTPIDRALRIRTGETDVDAL
- a CDS encoding ammonium transporter translates to MTLLLRRAASAATGYILATFGLAAAGVTPALAQGTATGTPGISPADTAWMTVATAFVLMMTIPGLALFYSGMVRKKNVLATMAQSLAAVALISILWVAFGYSLAFTGSGSLIGSFDRIFLAGMTMDSVNPAAKTIPEALFMLYQMTFAVITVALVAGSVADRMRFSAYLLFSIGWFIFVYVPLAHWIWGGGFLGAMGVLDFAGGLVVHLSAGTGGLVAAIVIGRRHGYGMENLSPFDLSLAVIGTGLLWVGWFGFNGGSALAADSRAVFAITATHLAACSGALTWGAIEWMARRKPSVLGMISGAVAGLGTITPASGYVEPWHGVVIGIVAGLICYWACTWLKHKLRYDDSLDVFGVHGIGGLTGTFLAGIFATASIGGVSGALEGSWMQPLTQLAGILVTFVWSGVATYVLLKAVSLFVALRVSREHEIEGLDISQHGEALQ
- a CDS encoding P-II family nitrogen regulator translates to MKIVMAIIKPFKLEEVRDALTAIGVHGLTVTEVKGYGRQKGHTEIYRGAEYAVSFLPKIKIEVAIANEQVEKTIEAITSAAKTGQIGDGKIFVIGLDHAVRIRTGEADAAAL
- a CDS encoding ammonium transporter, with product MTFKRPYGAGLAVLAAGMFAATAAYAEPTVNKGDNAWMLTSTVLVLLMTIPGLALFYGGLVRSKNMLSVLAQVFYTVCIACIIWALYGYSLAFTGGSDFIGGFSKAFLAGVTTDSKAATFSVDANISELVYVCFQMTFCAITPALIVGAFAERTRFAAVALFIPLWITLIYLPMAHMVWYWAGPDAINDAAKALAAAADEAAKTAAQAKLDEVNADAGFLFKKGAIDFAGGTVVHINAGIAGLVGALLVGRRTGYGKELMAPHSLTMTMIGASLLWVGWFGFNAGSNLEASGGAALAMTNSFVATAAAALSWMFAEWIFKGHPSVLGALSGAVAGLVAVTPAAGFSGPMGAIVLGLVVGVVCLFFCTVVKNALKYDDSLDVFGVHAVGGIVGAIGTGILVNPALGGTGVYDYVAGKVGDYDMTTQLISQCWGVGTTVLLSGIGSAILYKVVDVIVGLRAPVEVEREGLDLVEHTERAYNM
- a CDS encoding nucleotidyltransferase family protein, translated to MDRRTALEILKNSEAPLRARGVRRAALFGSVARGTNLPDSDIDVLIEIDPTARITVFDYVELKDYIAGLFDHPVDVVNRDQLKPSVAPSAAQDAIYAF